A single region of the Streptomyces sp. ITFR-16 genome encodes:
- a CDS encoding TetR/AcrR family transcriptional regulator, whose protein sequence is MLSRSHPKPARTGRPRSAEADEAILEATRASLVDLGWSKLTMSDVATRAGVAKTTLYRRWAGKNELVVDAVAVLFDELELPDLGSLSADVQAVVLQFAALLERPETQTALMAVVAESTRDEALRTRIRDSIVNRQKRLVLQGRRRAQERGELPVEPDEAAAELTADLIFDVIAGAVVHRALVSAEPVDADWARRFTLLLLAGLGAAATG, encoded by the coding sequence ATGCTGAGCCGCAGCCACCCCAAACCCGCGCGAACGGGACGCCCTCGCAGCGCCGAGGCCGACGAGGCGATCCTCGAGGCGACCAGAGCCTCGCTGGTGGACCTCGGCTGGTCGAAGCTGACGATGAGCGACGTGGCGACGCGGGCGGGGGTCGCCAAGACGACGCTGTACCGGCGCTGGGCGGGCAAGAACGAACTGGTCGTGGACGCGGTCGCGGTCCTCTTCGACGAGCTGGAACTCCCGGACCTGGGCAGCCTGTCGGCGGATGTGCAGGCGGTGGTGCTGCAGTTCGCCGCGCTGCTGGAGCGGCCGGAGACGCAGACCGCGCTGATGGCGGTGGTCGCCGAGTCGACCCGGGACGAGGCGCTGCGGACCCGGATCCGCGACTCGATCGTGAACCGGCAGAAGCGGCTCGTCCTCCAGGGCAGGCGGCGCGCCCAGGAGCGCGGTGAGCTGCCCGTCGAGCCGGACGAGGCCGCGGCGGAGCTGACGGCCGACCTGATCTTCGATGTGATCGCCGGCGCGGTGGTGCACCGGGCGCTCGTGAGCGCCGAGCCCGTCGACGCCGACTGGGCCCGGCGCTTCACGCTGCTCCTGCTCGCGGGCCTGGGCGCGGCCGCCACGGGCTAG
- a CDS encoding ABC transporter ATP-binding protein encodes MTPAPGTLPVAAGRRTRQELIRRLGAHRGRLALSLLTLLAGTAVTLATPPLLGAVVDAVTDGGGRRRVTELGAALVAVAVVGTALAHAGGRMLVVLVQGVLAALREDVFETAVHLPARVLESSDSSDVVSRVTRDVEATSEAASDVLPDVTDAGFTIGLSLVGLAVLDIRLALAGLVCLPVHILATRRFLARSHLVYADIRRLESARGQCVIEAVHGAETVRAYRAQEQHLGALAAHSERAVARQRDGVRLRNRFTGLLNAAEFLGLAAVLVTGFALLRSGAVSVGAATAAALYFHRLFGPVGALLGSLDDIQRATAGLSRLVGITDLGREATGGAGGGERAAGRGPASVDVKGVSFSYDGTRPALREVSVRVPPGTSLALVGASGSGKSTLAHLIAGLGEPDRGEITTGGAEGGPGPSRYLVTQETHLFGGTLADNLRIARPTATDDELRRALRETGAGWALEPPAGLDTVLGPGGTPLDDGAVQHLALARALIADPDVVVLDEATAQDGPHRRTPLATALARVTRGRTSVIVAHRLEQARAADRILILRGGEVAEQGTHTELLAAGGEYAALWHAYTGPATRPPVPNQHTRTHTKEQHP; translated from the coding sequence GTGACCCCCGCACCCGGCACGCTGCCCGTCGCCGCCGGCCGCCGCACCCGCCAGGAGCTGATCCGCCGGCTCGGCGCCCACCGGGGCCGTCTCGCGCTCTCGCTGCTCACCCTGCTCGCCGGCACGGCCGTCACCCTCGCCACACCCCCGCTGCTCGGGGCCGTCGTGGATGCCGTCACGGACGGGGGCGGCCGGCGCCGCGTCACGGAACTCGGCGCTGCCCTCGTGGCTGTCGCCGTCGTCGGCACCGCGCTCGCCCACGCCGGGGGCCGGATGCTGGTCGTGCTCGTCCAGGGCGTGCTCGCGGCCCTGCGCGAGGACGTGTTCGAGACGGCGGTCCACCTGCCGGCGCGCGTCCTGGAGTCCTCGGACAGCTCCGACGTCGTCTCCCGGGTGACCCGGGACGTCGAGGCGACCTCGGAGGCCGCGTCCGACGTGCTGCCCGACGTCACCGACGCCGGCTTCACCATCGGCCTGAGCCTGGTGGGCCTCGCCGTCCTCGACATCCGGCTGGCCCTGGCCGGCCTGGTCTGCCTGCCCGTCCACATCCTCGCCACCCGCCGCTTCCTCGCCCGCTCGCACCTCGTGTACGCGGACATCCGCCGCCTGGAGTCCGCCCGGGGCCAGTGCGTCATCGAGGCGGTGCACGGTGCCGAGACGGTCCGTGCCTACCGGGCCCAGGAACAGCACCTCGGCGCGCTGGCCGCCCACAGCGAACGGGCCGTCGCCCGCCAGCGCGACGGCGTACGGCTGCGCAACCGGTTCACCGGCCTGCTCAACGCGGCGGAGTTCCTGGGCCTCGCCGCCGTCCTCGTCACCGGTTTCGCGCTCCTGCGCTCCGGGGCCGTCTCGGTGGGCGCCGCCACGGCGGCGGCCCTCTACTTCCACCGCCTCTTCGGCCCGGTCGGGGCGCTCCTGGGGAGCCTGGATGACATCCAGCGGGCGACGGCCGGGCTCTCCCGGCTCGTCGGCATCACCGACTTGGGACGCGAGGCCACCGGCGGGGCAGGGGGCGGGGAACGGGCGGCCGGGCGGGGACCCGCGTCCGTGGACGTCAAGGGCGTCTCGTTCTCGTACGACGGGACCCGCCCGGCCCTGCGCGAAGTCTCGGTGCGGGTGCCGCCGGGCACGAGCCTCGCGCTCGTCGGCGCCAGCGGCTCGGGCAAGAGCACCCTGGCCCATCTGATCGCGGGCCTCGGCGAACCTGACCGGGGCGAGATCACCACCGGGGGAGCGGAGGGCGGACCCGGCCCGTCGCGCTATCTGGTCACCCAGGAGACCCATCTGTTCGGCGGCACCCTCGCGGACAACCTGAGGATCGCCCGGCCCACCGCCACCGACGACGAACTCCGCCGGGCCCTGCGCGAGACCGGGGCCGGCTGGGCGCTGGAACCGCCGGCCGGCCTCGACACCGTGCTCGGCCCCGGCGGAACCCCGCTGGACGACGGGGCGGTCCAGCACCTGGCGCTGGCCCGCGCCCTGATCGCCGACCCGGACGTCGTCGTCCTCGACGAGGCCACCGCCCAGGACGGCCCGCACCGCCGCACCCCGCTGGCGACGGCCCTCGCACGCGTCACCCGGGGACGTACCAGCGTGATCGTGGCGCACCGCCTGGAGCAGGCGCGCGCCGCGGACCGCATCCTCATCCTCCGCGGCGGCGAGGTCGCCGAGCAGGGCACGCACACCGAGCTGCTCGCCGCCGGCGGCGAGTACGCCGCGCTCTGGCACGCGTACACGGGCCCTGCCACCCGCCCCCCGGTCCCGAACCAGCACACTCGTACCCACACGAAGGAGCAGCACCCATGA
- a CDS encoding MarR family winged helix-turn-helix transcriptional regulator translates to MPKPLSLPFDPIARADELWQQRWGPVPSMGAITSIMRAQQILLAEVDAVVKPYGLTFARYEALVLLTFSKAGELPMSKIGERLMVHPTSVTNTVDRLVRSGLVDKRPNPNDGRGTLASITDKGREVVESATRDLVAMEFGLGVYDAEECAEIFALLRPLRIAAQDFEEI, encoded by the coding sequence GTGCCGAAGCCGCTCAGTCTCCCCTTCGATCCCATCGCCCGCGCCGACGAACTCTGGCAGCAGCGCTGGGGCCCCGTGCCGTCCATGGGGGCGATCACCTCGATCATGCGTGCGCAGCAGATCCTGCTCGCCGAGGTCGACGCGGTCGTCAAGCCGTACGGGCTGACCTTCGCGCGCTACGAGGCGCTGGTGCTGCTCACCTTCTCCAAGGCCGGTGAGCTGCCGATGTCCAAGATCGGTGAGCGGCTCATGGTCCACCCCACGTCCGTGACGAACACCGTGGACCGGCTGGTGCGCTCCGGTCTGGTCGACAAGCGCCCCAACCCGAACGACGGCCGCGGCACGCTCGCCTCCATCACCGACAAGGGCCGCGAGGTCGTCGAGTCCGCCACCCGCGACCTGGTCGCGATGGAGTTCGGCCTCGGGGTGTACGACGCCGAGGAGTGCGCCGAGATCTTCGCCCTGCTGCGGCCCCTGCGCATCGCCGCCCAGGACTTCGAGGAGATCTGA
- a CDS encoding DUF3817 domain-containing protein: MKRSVLTRYRVMAYVTAVMLLVLCTCMVFKYGFDKGEGLTLVVSQIHGVLYIIYLIFAFDLGSKAKWPMGKLLWVLVSGTIPTAAFFVERKVVRDVEPLLADAPAVPAKA; encoded by the coding sequence ATGAAACGCAGTGTGCTGACCCGATACCGGGTGATGGCCTACGTCACCGCCGTCATGTTGCTCGTGCTCTGCACCTGCATGGTTTTCAAGTACGGCTTCGACAAGGGCGAGGGCCTGACCCTCGTCGTCTCGCAGATCCACGGCGTGCTCTACATCATCTACCTGATCTTCGCCTTCGACCTCGGCTCCAAGGCGAAGTGGCCGATGGGCAAGCTGCTCTGGGTCCTGGTGTCCGGCACGATCCCGACCGCCGCGTTCTTCGTCGAGCGCAAGGTCGTCCGCGACGTGGAGCCGCTGCTCGCGGACGCCCCCGCGGTGCCCGCCAAAGCCTGA
- a CDS encoding DUF5937 family protein — translation MPVQLHFDESDLLHCRFAVSPLWETQAAVRVLGRPERQGYHLPWLRRIRDAAAGLDLGPLWLLMREGGHSPDFFCPPPIGPLASFEEEIAGVRAVDPGLAGEDLARSLADRPQVLHSPAGRALLADPARSVRELAELLEEVWRVLVEPHWPRLRALLEADVAYHSRRLAAVGFERLLGELSPQLSWADSTLTIAPTRARHSRVLGGQGLVLMPSVFAWPDAVSGFEDPWQPAVIYPARGIGGLWTEPGASTPNVLARLLGRARADVLCALDEPAGTGALAHRLGLAPSSVSAHLSVLRAAGLLTSRRYGHQVLYERTPLGIALAVPGHQPPELTDPAC, via the coding sequence ATGCCCGTACAGCTGCATTTCGACGAGAGCGATCTGCTGCACTGCCGCTTCGCGGTCTCGCCGCTGTGGGAGACGCAGGCGGCCGTGCGGGTGCTGGGGCGGCCCGAGCGGCAGGGGTACCACCTGCCGTGGCTGCGCCGGATCCGGGACGCGGCGGCCGGGCTGGATCTCGGCCCGCTGTGGCTGCTGATGCGGGAGGGCGGCCACAGTCCGGACTTCTTCTGTCCGCCGCCGATCGGCCCCCTCGCCTCCTTCGAGGAGGAGATCGCGGGGGTGCGGGCGGTCGATCCGGGGCTGGCCGGGGAGGATCTGGCGCGGTCGCTCGCGGACCGGCCGCAGGTGCTGCACTCCCCCGCCGGGCGGGCGCTGCTGGCCGACCCCGCGCGGAGCGTGCGGGAGCTGGCCGAGCTGCTGGAGGAGGTCTGGCGGGTGCTGGTCGAGCCGCACTGGCCCCGGCTGCGCGCCCTGCTGGAGGCCGATGTGGCCTACCACTCGCGGCGGCTGGCGGCGGTCGGCTTCGAGCGGCTGCTCGGGGAGCTGAGCCCCCAGCTGAGCTGGGCGGACTCCACACTCACCATCGCCCCGACGCGCGCCCGGCACTCCCGGGTGCTCGGCGGGCAGGGCCTGGTCCTGATGCCGTCCGTCTTCGCCTGGCCGGACGCGGTCAGCGGTTTCGAGGACCCCTGGCAGCCCGCGGTCATCTATCCGGCCCGGGGCATCGGCGGGCTGTGGACGGAGCCGGGCGCCAGCACCCCAAACGTGCTCGCGCGGCTGCTGGGGCGGGCGCGGGCCGATGTGCTGTGCGCGCTGGACGAACCGGCCGGGACCGGCGCGCTCGCCCACCGGCTGGGCCTGGCACCGTCCTCCGTCTCCGCCCATCTGTCGGTGCTGCGGGCGGCGGGGCTGCTGACGTCGCGGCGGTACGGCCATCAGGTGCTGTACGAGCGGACACCGCTCGGCATCGCCCTGGCCGTACCGGGGCACCAGCCCCCGGAGCTCACAGACCCAGCGTGCTGA
- a CDS encoding tetratricopeptide repeat protein: protein MQPRNMSMSGVVDLAAVKAAGEAKAKAEQARAESARQGGPAGVPASSLVIDVDEAGFESDVLQRSAEVPVVIDFWAEWCEPCKQLGPLLERLAHEYNGRFVLAKVDVDANQMLMQQFGIQGIPAVFAVVAGQALPLFQGAAPESQIRQTLDQLIQVGEERFGLTGIAVDPEAAGPDAGAQAAPEAPAGPYDALLEAAAQALDANDFAGAVQAYRNVLSDDPANSEAKLGLAQAELLARVQKTDPQQVRKDAAENPADVDAQLAAADLDLVGGHVEDAFGRLVETVRRTFGDDRDRVRVRLLELFEVIGPDDPRVGAARTALARVLF, encoded by the coding sequence ATGCAGCCTAGGAACATGTCCATGAGCGGCGTCGTCGACCTCGCCGCGGTGAAGGCGGCCGGTGAGGCCAAGGCCAAGGCGGAGCAGGCCAGGGCCGAGTCCGCCCGGCAGGGCGGCCCCGCCGGTGTCCCCGCTTCCTCCCTCGTGATCGACGTCGATGAGGCGGGCTTCGAGAGCGATGTCCTCCAGCGCTCCGCCGAAGTCCCGGTCGTCATCGACTTCTGGGCCGAGTGGTGCGAGCCGTGCAAGCAGCTGGGACCGCTGCTGGAGCGCCTGGCCCATGAGTACAACGGCCGTTTCGTGCTGGCCAAGGTCGATGTCGACGCCAACCAGATGCTGATGCAGCAGTTCGGGATCCAGGGCATCCCGGCGGTCTTCGCCGTGGTCGCCGGACAGGCGCTGCCCCTCTTCCAGGGCGCGGCCCCCGAGTCCCAGATCCGCCAGACCCTGGACCAGCTGATCCAGGTCGGCGAGGAGCGCTTCGGGCTCACCGGTATCGCCGTCGACCCGGAGGCGGCCGGCCCCGACGCCGGTGCCCAGGCGGCCCCCGAGGCCCCCGCCGGACCGTACGACGCGCTTCTGGAGGCGGCCGCGCAGGCGCTGGACGCCAATGACTTCGCCGGCGCCGTCCAGGCGTACAGGAACGTCCTGTCGGACGACCCGGCCAACAGCGAGGCCAAGCTCGGCCTCGCCCAGGCGGAGTTGCTGGCCCGGGTCCAGAAGACGGACCCGCAGCAGGTCCGCAAGGACGCCGCCGAGAACCCGGCCGATGTGGACGCCCAGCTCGCCGCGGCCGACCTCGATCTGGTCGGCGGTCATGTCGAGGACGCCTTCGGCCGGCTCGTCGAGACGGTCCGCCGTACGTTCGGCGACGACCGCGACCGGGTACGGGTGCGGCTGCTCGAACTCTTCGAGGTGATCGGCCCCGACGACCCCAGGGTCGGCGCCGCCCGGACCGCCCTCGCGCGCGTCTTGTTCTGA
- a CDS encoding siderophore-interacting protein, translating to MTIHRAVVARVRPLTTTMARITFHGEGLAAFTSTGVGDEYVRLFFPHGPDRTDVSLPEATDNGGWRTPEGQPEAPVRTYTVRAVRPEAGEIDIDFVLHGHGTASGWAAAARPGDVIGLNSPTGLYSPPADLGWQVLISDLSGLPAVGRLIENTPEGVTTRAVLEVPDEASVQPLPDRPGVRATWTYGGNGRGPSRLAELVDAAIPPGTDLTGGYVWVAGRTDALRAVRRYLRKELKLPADRFKVVGYWMPDGDSWTERYEALPASVRAELASMWENPAGDPEDLAIRYEERLSTLGL from the coding sequence ATGACCATCCACCGCGCCGTGGTGGCCCGTGTCCGGCCACTCACCACGACCATGGCCCGCATCACGTTCCACGGCGAGGGGCTCGCCGCGTTCACGTCCACGGGCGTCGGCGACGAGTACGTCCGCCTGTTCTTCCCGCACGGGCCCGACCGCACCGATGTCTCGCTGCCCGAGGCCACGGACAACGGCGGCTGGCGGACCCCGGAGGGGCAGCCCGAGGCCCCCGTGCGCACGTACACCGTCCGGGCCGTCCGCCCGGAGGCCGGTGAGATCGACATCGACTTCGTGCTGCACGGCCACGGCACGGCGTCCGGCTGGGCCGCCGCCGCCCGGCCCGGCGACGTGATCGGCCTGAACTCGCCCACCGGCCTCTACAGTCCCCCGGCCGACCTCGGCTGGCAGGTCCTGATCTCCGACCTCAGCGGCCTGCCCGCCGTCGGACGCCTCATCGAGAACACCCCGGAGGGCGTCACCACCCGGGCCGTCCTGGAGGTGCCCGACGAGGCGAGCGTCCAGCCGCTCCCGGACCGGCCCGGCGTCCGGGCCACCTGGACCTACGGCGGCAACGGCCGAGGCCCCAGCCGGCTGGCCGAGCTGGTCGACGCCGCGATCCCGCCCGGCACGGACCTGACCGGCGGCTATGTCTGGGTCGCCGGCCGGACGGACGCCCTGCGGGCCGTGCGCCGCTATCTGCGCAAGGAGCTGAAGCTGCCCGCCGACCGCTTCAAGGTCGTCGGCTACTGGATGCCGGACGGCGACTCGTGGACCGAGCGCTACGAGGCGCTGCCCGCGTCCGTACGCGCCGAGCTGGCCTCCATGTGGGAGAACCCGGCCGGCGACCCCGAGGACCTGGCCATTCGGTACGAGGAGCGGCTCAGCACGCTGGGTCTGTGA
- a CDS encoding methylmalonyl-CoA mutase family protein translates to MDADAIEEGRRRWQARYDKARKRDADFTTLSGDPVEPVYGPRPGDTYEGFERIGWPGEYPFTRGLHPTGYRGRTWTIRQFAGFGNAEQTNERYKMILAAGGGGLSVAFDMPTLMGRDSDDPRALGEVGHCGVAIDSAADMEVLFKDIPLGDVTTSMTISGPAVPVFCMYLVAAERQGIDPAVLNGTLQTDIFKEYIAQKEWLFQPEPHLRLIGDLMEHCARDIPAYKPLSVSGYHIREAGATAAQELAYTLADGFGYVELGLSRGLDVDTFAPGLSFFFDAHLDFFEEIAKFRAARRIWARWMKETYGAKTDKAQWLRFHTQTAGVSLTAQQPYNNVVRTAVEALSAVLGGTNSLHTNALDETLALPSEQAAEIALRTQQVLMEETGVANVADPLGGSWFVEQLTDRIEAEAEKIFDQIRERGTRAHPDGRHPVGPMTSGILRGIEDGWFTGEIAESAFRYQQSLEKGDKRVVGVNVAHGSVTGDLEILRVSHEVEREQVRELAVRKQGRDDARVGAALDAMLAAARDGSNMIAPMLDAVRAEATLGEICGVLREEWGTYTEPPGF, encoded by the coding sequence ATGGACGCTGACGCGATCGAGGAAGGCCGCCGCCGCTGGCAGGCCCGTTACGACAAGGCCCGCAAGCGTGACGCGGACTTCACCACGCTCTCCGGGGACCCGGTCGAGCCCGTCTACGGCCCCCGCCCGGGGGACACGTACGAGGGCTTCGAACGGATCGGCTGGCCCGGCGAGTACCCCTTCACCCGGGGACTCCACCCGACCGGCTACCGGGGCCGCACCTGGACCATCCGCCAGTTCGCCGGCTTCGGCAACGCCGAGCAGACCAACGAGCGCTACAAGATGATCCTCGCCGCGGGCGGCGGCGGGCTGAGCGTGGCCTTCGACATGCCGACGCTGATGGGCCGCGACTCCGACGACCCCCGCGCGCTCGGCGAGGTCGGCCACTGCGGGGTCGCCATCGACTCCGCCGCCGACATGGAGGTCCTCTTCAAGGACATCCCGCTCGGCGACGTCACCACGTCGATGACGATCAGCGGCCCGGCCGTCCCCGTCTTCTGCATGTACCTGGTCGCCGCCGAGCGCCAGGGCATCGACCCCGCCGTGCTCAACGGCACGCTGCAGACGGACATCTTCAAGGAGTACATCGCGCAGAAGGAGTGGCTCTTCCAGCCCGAGCCCCATCTGCGCCTCATCGGCGACCTGATGGAGCACTGCGCCCGCGACATCCCCGCCTACAAGCCGCTCTCCGTCTCCGGCTACCACATCCGCGAGGCCGGGGCCACAGCCGCGCAGGAGCTGGCCTACACCCTCGCCGACGGCTTCGGCTACGTGGAGCTGGGCCTGTCCCGAGGCCTCGACGTCGACACCTTCGCCCCCGGCCTGTCCTTCTTCTTCGACGCCCACCTCGACTTCTTCGAGGAGATCGCCAAGTTCCGTGCGGCCCGCCGGATCTGGGCCCGCTGGATGAAGGAGACGTACGGAGCGAAGACCGACAAGGCGCAGTGGCTCCGCTTCCACACCCAGACCGCCGGTGTCTCGCTCACCGCCCAGCAGCCGTACAACAACGTCGTACGGACCGCCGTGGAGGCCCTCTCCGCCGTCCTCGGCGGCACCAACTCCCTGCACACCAACGCCCTGGACGAGACCCTCGCGCTCCCCTCCGAGCAGGCCGCCGAGATCGCGCTGCGCACCCAGCAGGTGCTGATGGAGGAGACCGGCGTCGCCAACGTGGCCGACCCGCTGGGCGGTTCCTGGTTCGTGGAGCAGCTCACCGACCGGATCGAGGCCGAGGCCGAGAAGATCTTCGACCAGATCAGGGAGCGCGGCACCCGCGCCCATCCGGACGGCCGGCACCCGGTCGGGCCGATGACCTCCGGCATCCTGCGCGGCATCGAGGACGGCTGGTTCACCGGCGAGATCGCCGAGTCCGCCTTCCGCTACCAGCAGTCGCTGGAGAAGGGCGACAAGAGGGTCGTCGGCGTCAACGTCGCGCACGGCTCGGTCACCGGCGACCTGGAGATCCTGCGCGTCAGCCACGAGGTGGAGCGCGAGCAGGTCCGGGAGCTGGCCGTCCGCAAGCAGGGCCGGGACGACGCCCGGGTGGGCGCCGCGCTGGACGCGATGCTGGCCGCCGCCCGCGACGGCTCCAACATGATCGCGCCGATGCTGGACGCGGTCCGCGCCGAGGCGACGCTGGGCGAGATCTGCGGGGTGCTGCGCGAGGAGTGGGGCACCTACACGGAGCCGCCCGGCTTCTGA
- a CDS encoding MFS transporter, with product MPRDTDPLAGGPRDATDPPRDRPVPPRTPPPAPSAAHPAPTGPAPLPAPAPERDGPPDPSEPPALRAPARNTAPRGYRAVFGVREFRAVFAAHLLSLLGVVVSELALTVLVYDLTSSPLLSALTFALGMLPYLVGGTLFAGIADRYPARRVLVTCDLICAGCVAVMVLPGTPVAGLLVLRCLVAAVSPVFTGTRMAALADILGEGDLFVLGRSLLRIVSQSALLAGFGVGGLLLAAVPPRGAIALTVLTFLCSAALLRLGTRDRPARTGGGRGATLLRESLTGARLVLGHRRIRALMLLFWLPPVFVVAPEALAAPYADEIGAGTAALGLLMCAMPVGHITAELYAGTALSPRVRSLIVLPCAAAGLLPLVLYGLRPGVPVAAVALLLAGAGSAYVIGLDQWFVDAVPDELRGRAMTLLTAGLMTLQGVGMALAGLAAEFFPVHQVVAGAGVLGTLCLLALVAEVRRTAPALPVRTEVRDGEDRHVPHG from the coding sequence ATGCCGAGAGACACCGATCCCCTGGCGGGCGGCCCCCGCGACGCGACGGATCCACCCCGCGACCGGCCGGTCCCGCCCCGGACCCCGCCGCCCGCCCCGAGCGCCGCGCACCCCGCCCCCACCGGACCGGCCCCCCTCCCGGCCCCGGCCCCGGAGCGCGACGGTCCCCCCGACCCGAGCGAACCGCCCGCGCTCCGGGCCCCGGCGCGGAACACCGCACCCCGCGGCTACCGGGCCGTGTTCGGCGTACGCGAGTTCCGCGCGGTCTTCGCCGCGCACCTGCTCTCGCTGCTCGGCGTCGTCGTCAGCGAACTCGCGCTCACCGTCCTCGTCTACGACCTGACCTCCTCACCCCTGCTCAGCGCCCTCACCTTCGCGCTCGGCATGCTCCCGTACCTCGTCGGCGGCACCCTCTTCGCCGGGATCGCCGACCGCTACCCCGCCCGCCGGGTCCTGGTGACCTGCGACCTGATCTGCGCCGGCTGCGTCGCCGTGATGGTCCTGCCGGGCACCCCGGTCGCCGGACTCCTCGTGCTGCGCTGCCTGGTCGCCGCCGTCTCACCGGTCTTCACCGGGACGCGGATGGCCGCGCTCGCCGACATCCTGGGCGAGGGCGACCTGTTCGTCCTGGGCCGCTCACTGCTGCGGATCGTCTCGCAGAGCGCCCTGCTCGCCGGCTTCGGCGTGGGCGGGCTGCTGCTCGCCGCGGTCCCCCCGCGCGGCGCCATCGCCCTCACCGTCCTCACCTTCCTCTGCTCGGCCGCGCTGCTGCGCCTCGGCACCCGCGACCGGCCCGCCCGCACCGGCGGCGGACGGGGCGCCACCCTGCTGCGGGAGTCGCTCACCGGGGCCCGCCTCGTCCTCGGCCACCGCAGGATCCGGGCGCTGATGCTGCTCTTCTGGCTGCCCCCGGTGTTCGTCGTCGCCCCCGAGGCGCTCGCCGCCCCGTACGCCGACGAGATCGGCGCCGGCACCGCCGCGCTCGGGCTGCTGATGTGCGCGATGCCGGTCGGCCACATCACCGCCGAGCTGTACGCGGGCACCGCGCTGAGCCCCCGGGTCCGCTCGCTGATCGTGCTGCCGTGCGCGGCGGCCGGGCTGCTGCCCCTCGTGCTGTACGGCCTCCGGCCCGGTGTGCCGGTGGCGGCCGTCGCCCTGCTGCTGGCCGGGGCGGGCTCGGCGTACGTCATCGGCCTCGACCAGTGGTTCGTCGACGCCGTCCCCGACGAGCTGCGCGGCCGGGCCATGACCCTGCTCACGGCCGGGCTGATGACCCTCCAGGGCGTCGGCATGGCGCTGGCGGGGCTGGCCGCCGAGTTCTTCCCCGTCCACCAGGTGGTCGCCGGGGCCGGTGTGCTGGGCACGCTGTGCCTGCTCGCGCTCGTCGCGGAGGTCCGCAGGACCGCGCCCGCCCTCCCCGTTCGGACCGAAGTTCGAGACGGTGAGGACCGTCATGTTCCCCATGGGTAA
- a CDS encoding DUF6230 family protein yields MSSQVRGGTRWKRFAVVMVPSVIATAAVGVGLAQGALAASFSVSGQEFKVSADELVGQNFVQYGSVATGKDLKGKDQAAPVAVSGFSEATITNMCQSVVTPDLPFGLGSVTLQLTAGTGKDKVYAKDLYLDVSKLDGDAEFTNIDIGVAAGGLKNPGIQPGTQANPYGFSQRAEVAKLTKVRQQAWATTAGTFKLPSLSLRLHKGVKECY; encoded by the coding sequence ATGAGTTCCCAGGTTCGCGGTGGCACGAGATGGAAGCGTTTCGCTGTCGTCATGGTGCCGAGCGTCATAGCCACCGCTGCGGTGGGTGTCGGTCTGGCGCAGGGTGCGCTCGCCGCGTCCTTCAGCGTGTCCGGCCAGGAGTTCAAGGTCAGCGCGGATGAGCTGGTCGGCCAGAACTTCGTCCAGTACGGCAGTGTCGCGACGGGCAAGGACCTCAAGGGCAAGGACCAGGCCGCTCCGGTCGCCGTGTCCGGGTTCAGCGAGGCCACCATCACCAACATGTGCCAGTCGGTCGTCACGCCCGACCTGCCCTTCGGGCTCGGCAGTGTCACGCTGCAGCTCACCGCCGGCACCGGCAAGGACAAGGTCTACGCCAAGGACCTGTACCTCGATGTCTCGAAGCTCGACGGTGACGCCGAGTTCACGAACATCGACATCGGCGTGGCCGCCGGTGGGCTGAAGAACCCGGGCATCCAGCCCGGCACCCAGGCCAACCCCTACGGGTTCTCGCAGCGGGCCGAGGTCGCCAAGCTGACGAAGGTGCGGCAGCAGGCATGGGCCACCACGGCAGGAACGTTCAAGCTGCCGAGCCTGTCGCTGCGGCTGCACAAGGGCGTCAAGGAGTGCTACTAA